In Serratia liquefaciens ATCC 27592, the genomic stretch ACGACTGAGTTCCGCCCACTGCTGTTGGGGCGTTTGTATTCTTACCACTAACCGCTGACAGGCAGGCTGTGGGCTGCTCAAGCTGGTCTCACGCCGCCAGCCGGGTGCCAGTGGCGGCAGCCCGGCATCCATGCGACCGGTAGCGGCGAACACTTCCAGATGCTGGTGCGCCAACGACCACGCCTGTCGATACTGCCACTGACGCTGGAACGACTGCAACAGCACCTGATGATACTGTAACAACCCCAGTAGCGACACCGAGAACAGCAACGCGGCAATCAAGACCTCCGGCAAGCTGAAACCCCGCTGGCGCCATAGGGTTGCGTCAGATGCATCAGTTGGGTTAATCCTCACAGTCCGCCTGCTTTTTTTCAGGGCAAAAATCCAGCCACCCGCCGGTTTCTGCTCTGAGCGCAATCTCTCCGGTTGCGCCCTCAGGTTTGCTCCGTTGATATAACCGCAAAGGCTCTGTGCCATTCATCGGTGCTTCACCACGCACCAGGACAATACCCGCCTGGGAGGATAATTTTGCGCAGGCACGTAGCTCAGTTGTTTGCCGGCACCACCAGCCACTCTCATTCAGTTGCCCGTGTGACCAAGACTGCGCCACACCCCAACTGAGCGCGGAAGCGGCCT encodes the following:
- a CDS encoding prepilin-type N-terminal cleavage/methylation domain-containing protein, which encodes MRINPTDASDATLWRQRGFSLPEVLIAALLFSVSLLGLLQYHQVLLQSFQRQWQYRQAWSLAHQHLEVFAATGRMDAGLPPLAPGWRRETSLSSPQPACQRLVVRIQTPQQQWAELSRWYCMRQ
- a CDS encoding YgdB family protein yields the protein MNINAERGGSTLAAVMMLLVMGLMLLNAQRRQLDSALLLATDEKRYLLAYNQAASALSWGVAQSWSHGQLNESGWWCRQTTELRACAKLSSQAGIVLVRGEAPMNGTEPLRLYQRSKPEGATGEIALRAETGGWLDFCPEKKQADCED